One Vitis vinifera cultivar Pinot Noir 40024 chromosome 15, ASM3070453v1 genomic window, AACTAGCTGTTTTTCCAATTTCCATATGATTTAGTGTTGGTTAATGCCAATTAGAAGGGTTTAGATTGTTGAGtttcctaaaagtttaggaTGTTATGATTTAGGTCTATTATACAGTAAAacccatataaaataatactcttAGGACCAAGAGAAATTATCATCTTAGCggggttattaatttattaataaatgaatatttattaacttataaAGAGTATTATGTTTCTATTGTATAGTACTTGTACATGTATGACttataaatctaaaaacaaTAGATGTGGTAAAAAGTTAATATATAGAACtatttgctctctctctctctatatatattatgcacttcatcaattattaatttatatttccttgGACCCCTAaggatttctaaaaatattagtaTCTTATGCATTTAGCaaggttattaatttatcaaacattcaTTTATCGAGGTTTTGCTACATATGACATGCTCTAACATCCCCTTCATGTGCCCTATACTTGCAGCTTTGTGATCATAGATAAATGGATAAATGAATCAATGGGGGAAATACAATGTATATCCTTCCTTAACATCTCCCTCACACATGACACGACCTCATATCCAATCTTGGAGAGACAAACAAGGAGATGGACAAATCACAAATTTTATGGTCATGATAATAAGAAAGATAAATAGATGAGAAGAGGACTCCAACTTGAGATCCTCCAGTTAACCAGTATCATGTTGAGTTGCCATctttcctaaaaacttaagttGTTAGAATTTAGGCCCACAATGTATATAATGCTCTAACAAAGATCTTTtggcttttttgttttttcacccTTGTCCTATGTATCAAAGCCACTATTACAAGAAGGATGTCAACATCTTCATTGCTGAGCCAGGAAATACAAAGGCTATTCTTGCAGTTTCTGCCTTAGCAAGAGCAATGAAGGAAATGAACAAGGTAGCAATTTTGCGCTGTGTTTGGAGACGAAAACAGAGAAATGTTATCATAGGGATCTTGACACCCAATGTATCTGAAAAAGATAGTGTTGTAAGTTCTCATATGCTATTTTATTCCTTCCCATGAAGTTGTCAGTTTGGCCATttcatctctttattttattgctCTCCTTTCCCTAAGAaagctttttgtttttcctgGACAGCCTGATTCGTTTTACTTTAATGTACTTCCCTATGCTGAGGATGTTCAAGAATTTCAGTTTCCATCTTTCAGCAATCTTCCTTTGTCATGGCAGCCAAATGAAGAACAGCAAGAAGCAGCAGATGACTTGGTCCAGATGCTTTATCTTGCACCATTTGGCAGAGAGGAATCTCTCTTACCTGATGTTACACCCAATCCTGTTCTGGAGGTAATTGATTATGTGATTTGTCCATGTACGTAATCCTAGTTTGACATAATTCCCCGTAAGAAGCGCAAAATCAGTCATAAGTCCTCGTCTGGCTTGTCATCACtcttattcatttataaattcatGTGTTGTCTCCTGAGTAGGTTGGAATTTTCTGGGTTTAATGTGCCCTTGATTAACATATTCTATCTAAAACTCAGTGACTTGACTATGGTTTGACATTTTTTGGGTTAGATGTGTGCTTTTATTCTGAAAAAATCTTGAACCAATCAATATTATTGTTTGGTTTAACCTCAGTAATAACATTGCACTTTTATTCTGCAACACTCTTGAACCAATCAAAATCAGTTCTTACTGTTGGTAAAACCTGGTTTTGAGGTggaattttcttgtttttttttttttgaattttgataatCAAACTCCGCATATGTTTCCTTAGGAAGCTAGATTTAATGCAGCAGTGCCCTAGTTTCTTGGGTGGGGAggcaaatatttttctagttttaagATCAGCATGGTTTTGTTCATCAAAATCATTATGAGTAAATGTACTTTTTTTTCGGGTACTTTTTCCCAGTTAGATCCTGTTCCATGATTCTCTTGCATGATTTCTGCACTACAAATTGTCAAACTAACACAATAGTCTCATTGAGCTTAGAACATAACTGTATATCTTAAAGGGGACACTTGGTAGTTGGTACCATACAGTTGCAGAATGAAAGCTGTGCAAGAGTTTGGTGCCCTAGGAGTTACTTCAATTTTCTGTGTAAAGTTGAacagcaaaagaaaaaatactcCAGCAGCATCAGTAAAGGGTGTGACAAATAAGATTTCTTGAGGATGGACTATACTCCTGGGTGCCCAAAGACAAATCTAAATCTCTTTCTGGAAGATGACCCATGAGAGTGTTTGGCCTAGTATTTGGTTTTCCTTCTCACATGTCTTTCTGTTTATCTTACCAAactaattaaacatattatatgTGTACAGCGTTTTTATCGTTATCTTGAGTTGAAGTCGAAGAAGCCATATGCAGCTGTTCCTCCAGTTGACAAAACCCTCAAAACAATAACGGAGCCTGATCCAAAACTCCTTGCTCAAAACAAGTCCATAATTGATGAATTTAAAAGGCGGTTTGAACTCAAGCAGAATCCTAAGGTTCATTCATAGAAGCTCTTGTGAATGTAGTTAGCTCAGTTATGTCAATCTCCTCTTGGTAATTATACTTGGATTTGTCTTGtagctgaagaaatcaactagAGACAGACAGTCTGGTGTGAAAGAGGAAGCAAATATTGGAGAGAGTAGTGATGCTGGAGCCATCAATTCTGTTGAAAATACATCTGTAATTACTATGGTTAAGAAGATTGGAGATTCAACTCCTATCCAAGATTTTGAAGCCATGATGTCACACAGAGAAAGCCCAGAGTGGGTTGGTAAAGCAATCAAGGAGATGAAGAACAAGATTTTTGACCTGGTGCAAAATTCAAATGAAAGGGATAACCAtcttaaagcattggattgtctAGTTGCCTTTCGCAAGGGTTGCATCCTTGAGCAAGTATCCTTCGCCTCTCTTCATTCTTGGTTGTCTCTctgtttttgcatttttttgttTAGTTCTGTTTGTGCTTCTTGGTCTGATAAATTTTGTTGGTTGTTTCTATTATTGTACGGCATGTTATATACGACCGATACAATGAAGGATTGCAATGTTCATGGGCCAAGCATAGCCAgtttaagttttgaaattttcgTTGTGCAGAAACCGACAGAGTTCAACAATTTCCTCCTCCATATTTACAAATTCTGCAAGTACCATAATCTCAACAGTTTCTGTGAATCCCTTGCATCAAATGAAATCATGCTGATCCCCAAGACTGAAGTAACAGACAGGTTTATTTCCTCCTCTCATTTGCTCCATTTTATTCTAAAAGTTGTTCATTGTGTCAATCTCATTTCTTTCAGCAACAATTGATATTTGTCTCCCTACCATCTTCTCTAAGCAGTGAAGTTACAGAAGATGGGGCCAGAAACTTTATGGTGAAAAAGGAGCCAATACTAGAGTAAACAAAATGGAacctctttattatttttggatttctcGTAGTAACCAGCTTTGTTTCTGACTCCATTTTGAACTGAAAGGCAGAAAACAAAAGaacagaaaagaaagaaagagaactCTTCTTTCAATCTTGAATTTGGTATTTTGGAGGAATTGAAAATTCTGTTCCCTGGCAAAGTTTTGAGTTCATTCTGCAGGGAAGTTTCTTATCATCCTAACCAAAGGAGTCACATAATATTGATTACTTATATATCCATTAGCTGTATCCAAAATCTTCTTCCTGTTATTATGGGGTTGAGCAGTGGAATGATTGATTATTGGTTCTCCATAATTGCCATGCATGTAGTGACATGAggcaaaattaaattagttgGTGCAAccaattttttatctttagttttatttttacttggatGGTGTTTCTTTTTTGACCGAATAGAAAAAGTATTTAAACTTAACACTGAATAAGAGGGAGTTTGATAGCATTTTtacttaaagtgtttttaatataagtGCTTTATtctaaagtgtttttaggaaaatcattaatcaaacattttttaaaaaaacactgtAAGCGATTTTTCAACATGAGAAGCGATTTTtagaagttttaaatttttttttaaacatataatttttcttcaaaaacattttttaggctaaaagcgttttttaaaaacactatcaaaccTACTTTAAATTAACCGCTTAAATGTCATTAATAAGagaatatttatcatttaaaataatattttacattAGTGATCATCTAGATAACTTTTTATATTGACCATTAACCATACAAATGTTGGTCTTTGCATGGTGAATGGGAAGGCCATCATTTGTTCTTAATCAATTGGATGGCCTAATTCATCCAATATTTGGAATTTTAGGAAGACAAACTTCCTTTTCATCCCATGTACTCTAGTTTTTAACCCACTCAGTGTTATCGTTGAAAATCTTTCgtaaagttctattttttcataatttgattttatttatatactCCTTTTAGTCATCAATTGAAATCATGTCCcctataaataatttaaaaaaagacaTGGTCAAAGaagtataattatttaaacGATGATAATCgaggttatttttaaaattgtcaatAACCTAAAGGTCTGTTTAACAATGATTCTCTGCTTTTaatccaaaaaatattttttaaaagaagtttgataaaatttaggaattttttttttaatgttgaaaaatcatttatattattttttgaaaaattaataataattttttttagcgGGAATGTAGCTAGGGATTTCTCAACAGCCGTGAATTCCAGCAcctgaattttgaattttaatttcacaAAACTATGGCATAGATATTTAAGTCTGAGGTATCCACTGCATAGTATTTGTGCCGGTTTAAACAAATCTGAATAAGCTTCAGCAACTCATCGATGTCTTCGTCTTCCAAGCTTGTCTTGTATTCTTACTGGCAGAGCTCGTGCGCTTGGCGCGTCCGCTTTGCTTTGAACCTCAAAGGTTCTCCTGCTTCATACCCTCCAGATATCTGTTCcttgaaactttttttaaaaaaaattatttcgtTATTTATTGGTTGTAGATTGGCTGGATCCGGTATAGCTATAAGTTGAGAAACTGGGAAATTTTAGGTAGAATATTTTTggggtatttgttttttttttcttttttccttgcaATAATTTTCATTCACTTGGAAAAGTAACTTGGAAATTTGGATGGCAATTGGTTGAACTTGGATCATGGGTTTTTAGGGAACTTGAGAGTTGGCTGAAATTCCGAAATCTGTGAACTTCTGAAAATTTGGGTTAAATAGTGAGGAAcaacagaatttttttttttttttgttcataatttGGCTGAAATGAAAGAATTGTGTTTTATGGAGTTGGATCATAATTTAGAAATTCTCCACTGCGGTGATACTTGCTGGTAAAGAAGTTCCCAACAGTGGGATTTTCTGATGTACTTTGTATAATTTGGATTCCATTGAAATTCAGCCAAGTAAATAGAAGATTAAGGAATGGGGATTGTAAAAATTTGGCCAGAGATTCTAAACTTTCAGGCTAAAGAAATATTCACCTGTAGTTTCATGAATTGAAAACATGACTGACTTGAAGTGATATATTTtcagaaatttaaatttatgatttttattgttttaatttatttaatttccttttttatgGATGGTTAGGACTTGCTTATGAGTATAGATCAGTCAACCTTAGAAAGGGAGAGCAGTTTAGTCCAGGTGACGTCCCCAGATTTATCATATAGTAATAAGCATGAATACATAATCATGTACTTACATACTAATATAGGAAATGAGAAGTAAGAACTCACAAACACTGATGTTTGAGTTGCAGAGTTCAAGAAATTAAATCCTCTTTGTTTTGTTCCGGTGTTAGTTGATGGCGATATTGTGGTTTCAGACTCTTTTGCAATCTTACTGGTTGGTATCTTTAATTGGAGAAATGATCCCATGGACTTGATTCAGGGCTATGGTGCCATAGATTCTTGAAGTAGTTAAACTATGTTATTTGAAGGATTATCCTCTAACTCCATTTTATTTTGGGTTGTTTGCTATCATGCCTTTTGTTTTAACCGTTTGTGGACAAGTGATATTGTTGTTATTGGTCAGTATCTGAACGAGAAGTATCCTCAAAATGCATTATTGCCTTCTGATCCTCAACTAAGAGCTCTCAATCTCCAGGTAACATCTCTAGTGGATTCTTTATTCTTTCAAGGCAAAGTTTTGTATGGAGTTATTTATATGAAAAGTAGTTTGAGATTTGAGAATCTGGGTACAAAATGTTGGATCTGTTAATATAGCAGATCGCAGGAGTCCTTGTAGTCATCGGATTTTGTGCTGTGCACATGATTAAGCACCAGTTCctgaaaatgaatttataaaattaaaataaaaaccatgtCTGACATTGAAATTGTGTATCTTGAAAAAGTTTCCAATTAAACAACCTCTGGGTTCCACTATCGTAGGTTACAGGATCCATAGAGTTGGAAACAATGTAACCATTCAGTTAGGGCGCTTGCAGGCCACCAGGCAGTTCTTTTTCATTAGGGAAACCGTATGCTAATGTGAAAGCATAATGTAGACAGATGTGTTGAATCAAGTATTGGAAAATTACAAGCTTTGTGTTAGTTGAAAATGAGTTTGCATAACCTTTTTGTGCTTGTGCCACCATGCTAATAAGTAATTATGCCACAGGCTTCGAATATTGTTAGCAGCAGTATGCAACCTCTCATTATGCAGTCAATTCTGGTACTTTTTGCTTTTGGATAATTTATTTGATGAGGgttgtatttttatatatgcatgtattttttaaattacttaataTTGTACTTGTGGTCTAATGTTTCACAATGGTTTTATCCCTGAAGAAGTAtattgaggacaaatttggtcCCGCAGAACGACAATTATGGGTTCGACATAATACAGAAAAAGGTTTCCAAGGTCagtatttttctccattttccccATCCTACCATAATCTATAACTTACCAGGGAAGCAGGAGATTTATACTGTATTTCATACTGTTAAAGTGTTATTTTCTATTGTCGAATTTAAGGATGTTTTGTATGTTGTTCATAAATTATTGCCATTGTTAAACTATAAAATGGTGCTCTTCTGCAGCCACTAGTATGAATTACTGAACCCTTTTTTGCAGCTCTTGAGAAGTTGCTGAAAGATTATGCCGGCACATACGCAACAGGAGAAGAAGTTTATATGGTAATGGTCTTTTTAACACCTTCTACACCATCTCAATTACTTGCCTCCAACCTTTTGAGCTGTACTTCGTTCATGTCCGCTCTCTAGTGCATGCCTAATTTCTTATTTGAATAGTGCATCATTGTATTCTAAAAGGGCTTTTAGACATCTTTTACAGATTATATGCAACTAAACTGCCAGAAAATCAATGTTGTCtttcaaaacaatatatatctTTGCTTCAGTGAATGATGATTTCCAGATGCTAAAAAACTTGGTTGCTGAAAATAGTTGAAGTCCTGTACTCTGAAAGTTTTATTTCACTAGTTTCACCATATGGCAATCTAAAGAAACAAACCTACACTGTATTTCGTACCCATTGTTTTCCTCCCTACCTTGAAACTGGTTCCTTATGTCCTTTTTATTGGTTCTCCACTCTGCAAAATCTGTTATGGGTCTACAGCGACAAAATTTTATGCCTTGCCAAAGTGAAGATCTTTTGATGGTCTTGGAAGTGACATATCTGTTTGTTAATTTGCTCATAACACTTGAATAATTAGAactatgattttttataattttttttaacatcatTTGATACTTTTGGAGGAAGGAAAGCAATCCTATGTAACTGTTTAACCACTGAGGACCTTGAAGCTAAAGTAACTAACAAGTGGTTATTGTTTGCAGGCTGATGTGTTTTTGGCTCCACAAACTGCTGTAGCTGAGATGAGGTTTAATATTGACATggtgaagtccttttccattttttttatgcttcttCCATATTCAAATACCAGTAGTTCCATCATTTCAATAATCAAGAGCTATTAGTTTTCTGTAAATTCTGCAGGGTTTTTATTTGCTTCTTGTTTATATGGCAtttgtagggaaaaaaaaatctgcaTGTTTGCTTGCatatctaattatttttaccAGTTTTACTTTCTTATAGGGTCATTCatcaaaatatttccaaaaactcaaaaataatattggaaGCATATTATTTCCTAATTAAGAATAATGATGTTAATAGGCTTACTGACCAAATTTATAACTTATCCAAGAGAGAACTTCGGGTGTAGGACTGCAAATCAAAGGGTTACCTCAACTTCTAACAAGAGGACTGCAGTAAGTTTAATGGATCCAACTAAAATTTTTGTGATTCAAAAGGCCTGATGGTTAGTGCTGATGGGTTGATACAAATATTGGGTTTGAAAAGTGCTTGGGATTGGATAAGGAAATAGATGGTGCTCAAAAAGTTTATGTGCCTGAATGAATATTCACCTTTGGAGGACTAATCATTAAGGCTCCACTTGGATCACAAAAAGTACAAGGAGCGAGAAAAAAGTAACAAGGACTCCCAAATTCTATTGTTTCATTTATCATGGAAAATATGAAGGTAGGTatattgaatataataaaatttgtttagaaacttatacattttaaattctttattctttatattgAAGAGGAAAGATGAGAAATAGATTTTGTGAAGTATATCAGgaaaaatttattaagttaaaaccttttttttccttccattttttctccccattttctttcctttatattttctctcaaacttccaagaaccaaacagagTCTTAGGGTTAGAAGTGAAGGATGAAGGAATTAAGTTGTGGAAACTTCTTCTAGGGGTGTAATGATGGTCCGTTTGCAGGAAAGGAAGCAAATGATCTTTGATAATCATTCTTTTTAGGATCTGTAATGCCTAATAAATTCATCTTGTTGTCTCCTAGCCTTCTGTGATCAAGGAAGTTTAGTGGGTCCATTTTTTGCTTTCCTTCAAAATAGACTTCCAACCTTTTTGTTTGAAAGAATatcctttatttaaaaaaaaaaaaaagaaacttttgCAGCTTGTACATTTGATTTTACCTATGTTGCATGAATTTTGGTGTGGGTGCTGGGTGCTGATATTCTCTTGATCAGAAACAAGAATGTTGGGTGCTGATATATGTCCAAGTGTTTGATCCTTCACTCCTAATTTAGGATGTCAGGGTTTGGCTAAAAAGGATCTTAATAATGGGTATGGATACTCAAGCATgtcataataaaagaaaaaaaaatcaattagaaataAAGTATTCTTTATCAAAACTCCCCTCTTTTCTCTTGTATCTCTATTGTTTTCTATCTTATTGCAAAATTCTGCTATAAAAGTTCTCTTTGCACCAAACTCTCTTTCTTCAATGTAACTATATACTAACAAAATTGaaagtaagaaaaaagaaatcaaataatgTCAAACAGTCATACATGTAGCAATATGCGAGCATCTAATAAGGATCATACACTTGTTGGTGTCTCAAAAAAGAGCCTCCCTCACTCTGTTGTAACCCAAATTGTATATAGGGTTTTTAGTGTCATGTGTCATATATTGAATGGAGATGATATTCGTGTTTGAAAGAAGCCAGGGAAACTTATTAAGCTCATATTCTTTAGAACACAGGCAGACTTGGTCCCTTCAACACCCACTCACACCAACCCCTTGTCGTGTTGACATGAATACTTTGGGTGAAGTTGGAGACTCGGTATCATAGGTTTTAGAGATGATACAATTTTCTctaataattaaagtaaaatacTGTGAGTTTGAGGacaaatttctataaaatatcgAGGCAAAAACTTGGAAGGAAAGTTGAGAATTAGAGATGATAAAAAAATGCGTTACCAGTCTTTTTCATCAATTTCTTACCTACTTTGAACAATTTTTACTCACCATTGGGGTCTCATCCCTAGAAAATGACATGTTACACAAACATCTTGAAGAAGCTAGTATTCAATAATTAGAGATGATCCATATTATGCAAAGGCACCCATAAGCCTAAATGTatgacaaattttcaatttgttcACTTTCAATCCGTTGGAAACAGAACATTTTGCAGATGAGAACTTGTCAATGAATTGTAATTCTTCTTCCATTGTGACATCAAATTATTTACCTTCTTAATTGTTTATGCAGTCCAAGTTCCCTACTTTGAATGGGATATACAAGTCATGCAAGGATTTACCAGAATTCCAAGCCTCTGTGCCAGAAAGACAACCCGATGCTGAACTGTAATGGCACTCACTGGTGTCTGCTCTAATTTAGACTAGGAATCCTTTGAAAGgttcttgcatttttattttttatcagacTGATTAGGGTTGTGTTATGTGAGCAATGCAATAATGGTAGTGTAGAACCAAACCATGTGAGAATTGGAAGCATTCTACCAGCTTAGGCCAATCTCAGAGCTTTGTGGTTGAAAACAGGTTCATGGATTTTCTATAAAAGAAGATATGTGTTTGATTGGCTAACAAGTGTGCAAAATTCCTGTGGATATGTGTGCAAAATGTAGGAACTCCAAGGCATTTTGATTCTTGTTTTTGATCATTTAGTGAAGAAGGATTTGGCATCACAGATGACTATAATTTGGAGATGTACTGAAAGTGAATGTCTAAGAAGGGGCATTGAGTTTTTTCTCCAAGAAGCAATTTTCTTGTCTGGGACCAGAATCCAGACCAAACAGTTATCTGGGATATGATTGAGGAATAATGGGCTTTAGCCTTTGTTTCCAATGAAATTGCAACTTCTTAGAATAGATATGCTTGAAATTGGGGAGTTGGTATGAGCCATGGAAAAAGATCACATTTCCTTGGTGATGCTTAGGatgcatttaaattttttgtttttaaaatcagaaatttgaatttctgtataaaaataaaatattttgtaaatatatatatataaatttatctcatgtctttaaaaaataatttgaaaatcataaaatttttaatataagtttctaagatattttatattaagttactattttttattttaaaaatggaaagtGAATCCATGCTTGCTTAATAATCTAATTgattaagtatgtttgataaaataacttaatatttcaatttaaagttatttttaattttaaatattaagtcaaaataattcatttattcttaatttcaaatACTTTTTGCCTTATTTACTCACACTAGTGAgagtatattttagaattataatcCCACATGTATaactcatttttataaaaaatattgtatggtcatcttatatatttacaatacttaaaatatagatgttttataaataaatttattgcttaaaattaatgaaaataaatgagaataaatattaataaagataaatgtgtcaatttaataatttagaataaaattaagttaattttatcaaataagcttagtccttaaaataaaaaataagcaatATATTACTTATTAGTGTTAAGTTTAACTTAGCATATAATTTTCTTGGAAATTATTGTAAATTAAGTTTTCTTGGAAAGGGAGCTCCTGTATAAAAAACtagatatataattatttgcCACACCCATCAAATGCCCGTCTAGCTCAGTTGGTAGAGCGCAAGGCTCTTAACCTTGTGGTCGTGGGTTCGAGCCCCACGGTGGGCGGTGaggttttatttttggattttttgccTGGTTGGCAGGTTCAAAAGTCTTTTTGGGAGGAATACAAACCAATGAGAACTGTTTTAAGAACCCTACCTCTAACCCTCCCCCTCCCCCAGTTCGTGTTTGTCAAACATTCAATTAACATGGATCAATACGATAATTATTTAGATATATAAATTTGGATTAAATTCATATTATACAAATTGATTAAAATCCAACGAGCATGAGCACCACGGCCAGTTTGATAGATTCAGCCGGATTTTGAGCAGCAACACACACTCacaaataaatgtaattaaaagGCTAATGTTAAGCATACCCAACATTCCAAGGCAACATTGCCGCAACACTGCATCTGTGCATGCTTTGAGCCACAAAGTCAAATAAAGGATTCATTCAATTTCCATGTAATCCAAATGCACCATTACAGAGATACTATGCCTTATGTTCTCCAGCAATGCAACTTTATTTCTCTGAACATGCA contains:
- the LOC100255780 gene encoding ATP-dependent DNA helicase 2 subunit KU80 isoform X3; its protein translation is MIRNQEALVLLLDVSPPMHNFLPEVEKLCFMLLQKKLIYNKKDLVGIVLFGTKVTKNELTKKVGGYKYVLVSQDIKVVDGDLVEAVRELPRGTFAGDFLDAIVVGMDMLIKKFLLTKRGKIKKRLCLITSALCPTKGPYKGAKEDEIGTIAEQMTAHGIRLECIVARGRLSGNMNMRIMEENDLLLKLFSKKTIAKTVYVESPTSLLGALRTRNVAPVTIFRGDLELSPKMEIKVWVYKKSAEELPVLKLYSDEAPPTDKFATHEVRVNLQYKSVEDPTKVVPLTQRIQGYSYGPQVVPISSAEWEAVKFEPEKGVKLLGFTDASNIMRHYYKKDVNIFIAEPGNTKAILAVSALARAMKEMNKVAILRCVWRRKQRNVIIGILTPNVSEKDSVPDSFYFNVLPYAEDVQEFQFPSFSNLPLSWQPNEEQQEAADDLVQMLYLAPFGREESLLPDVTPNPVLERFYRYLELKSKKPYAAVPPVDKTLKTITEPDPKLLAQNKSIIDEFKRRFELKQNPKLKKSTRDRQSGVKEEANIGESSDAGAINSVENTSVITMVKKIGDSTPIQDFEAMMSHRESPEWVGKAIKEMKNKIFDLVQNSNERDNHLKALDCLVAFRKGCILEQKPTEFNNFLLHIYKFCKYHNLNSFCESLASNEIMLIPKTEVTDSNN
- the LOC100255780 gene encoding ATP-dependent DNA helicase 2 subunit KU80 isoform X1, which encodes MIRNQEALVLLLDVSPPMHNFLPEVEKLCFMLLQKKLIYNKKDLVGIVLFGTKVTKNELTKKVGGYKYVLVSQDIKVVDGDLVEAVRELPRGTFAGDFLDAIVVGMDMLIKKFLLTKRGKIKKRLCLITSALCPTKGPYKGAKEDEIGTIAEQMTAHGIRLECIVARGRLSGNMNMRIMEENDLLLKLFSKKTIAKTVYVESPTSLLGALRTRNVAPVTIFRGDLELSPKMEIKVWVYKKSAEELPVLKLYSDEAPPTDKFATHEVRVNLQYKSVEDPTKVVPLTQRIQGYSYGPQVVPISSAEWEAVKFEPEKGVKLLGFTDASNIMRHYYKKDVNIFIAEPGNTKAILAVSALARAMKEMNKVAILRCVWRRKQRNVIIGILTPNVSEKDSVPDSFYFNVLPYAEDVQEFQFPSFSNLPLSWQPNEEQQEAADDLVQMLYLAPFGREESLLPDVTPNPVLERFYRYLELKSKKPYAAVPPVDKTLKTITEPDPKLLAQNKSIIDEFKRRFELKQNPKLKKSTRDRQSGVKEEANIGESSDAGAINSVENTSVITMVKKIGDSTPIQDFEAMMSHRESPEWVGKAIKEMKNKIFDLVQNSNERDNHLKALDCLVAFRKGCILEQKPTEFNNFLLHIYKFCKYHNLNSFCESLASNEIMLIPKTEVTDRFISSSHLLHFILKVVHCVNLISFSNN
- the LOC100255780 gene encoding ATP-dependent DNA helicase 2 subunit KU80 isoform X2, with protein sequence MIRNQEALVLLLDVSPPMHNFLPEVEKLCFMLLQKKLIYNKKDLVGIVLFGTKVTKNELTKKVGGYKYVLVSQDIKVVDGDLVEAVRELPRGTFAGDFLDAIVVGMDMLIKKFLLTKRGKIKKRLCLITSALCPTKGPYKGAKEDEIGTIAEQMTAHGIRLECIVARGRLSGNMNMRIMEENDLLLKLFSKKTIAKTVYVESPTSLLGALRTRNVAPVTIFRGDLELSPKMEIKVWVYKKSAEELPVLKLYSDEAPPTDKFATHEVRVNLQYKSVEDPTKVVPLTQRIQGYSYGPQVVPISSAEWEAVKFEPEKGVKLLGFTDASNIMRHYYKKDVNIFIAEPGNTKAILAVSALARAMKEMNKVAILRCVWRRKQRNVIIGILTPNVSEKDSVPDSFYFNVLPYAEDVQEFQFPSFSNLPLSWQPNEEQQEAADDLVQMLYLAPFGREESLLPDVTPNPVLERFYRYLELKSKKPYAAVPPVDKTLKTITEPDPKLLAQNKSIIDEFKRRFELKQNPKLKKSTRDRQSGVKEEANIGESSDAGAINSVENTSVITMVKKIGDSTPIQDFEAMMSHRESPEWVGKAIKEMKNKIFDLVQNSNERDNHLKALDCLVAFRKGCILEQKPTEFNNFLLHIYKFCKYHNLNSFCESLASNEIMLIPKTEVTDSEVTEDGARNFMVKKEPILE
- the LOC100260848 gene encoding glutathione S-transferase zeta class, with product MSSSSKLVLYSYWQSSCAWRVRFALNLKGLAYEYRSVNLRKGEQFSPEFKKLNPLCFVPVLVDGDIVVSDSFAILLYLNEKYPQNALLPSDPQLRALNLQASNIVSSSMQPLIMQSILKYIEDKFGPAERQLWVRHNTEKGFQALEKLLKDYAGTYATGEEVYMADVFLAPQTAVAEMRFNIDMSKFPTLNGIYKSCKDLPEFQASVPERQPDAEL